CTTTGGCTTGGGAAGGCAGGAGATGGGGGGGCATCGGCCAGGGGACAGTGCACAGGGCCTGGAAACATGTGCCTcttttgaatcctggctctaccGTTTCCTAGCTGCATGATCTTGAGCTGACCACTGGATCTCCCTTGGCCCGCTTCCTGGTCTGTAACATGAAGTTCTTGCCCGTGCCAGGGGATGCTTGTTAGGCATACGTGAGCTGACGGATGCAGAACGCTTAGTGCAGTGCCCAGCGCGCAGGAAACACCTGTGAATGGAAGAGGCTGCTGTTGTTCGGGACACCTACATGGCTTGAGCACATTCTTCACGCCCAAACCCCAAGCTAAAGCTAATGTAGGCAAGATGTGAGCAACTGAAACCCACGGGGGCCTGGCACCAGCAGTTCTAGTCCCAGTGGAGGTGGGGTTCTTGTCTGGGGGCGCCTGGGTCTGAACAGAGGAACCCATCAGATTGGCATCCTGGGGTGGGAGGTGTCACCTGCCAGCCTTACTCCACCTGAGTCTCCAGTTTCTTGGATCCCCCCATAGGTCCCCAGGCCTGGCCTAATCCTCCCGTTCCAGGCTGTCACCCATCACACCCCACACCACTCCTTCCACACACAGACAAATCTTATTTATcacaaaatcatttttttattgaGGGTTGGGTCAGGAACAGGAATAGGGATTGCACTGGGGACCCTACCCCAGATGGCAGAGGGCTCAGGTGTTGGCTCGCACCCTGCCTCCTATAGGGCACCGCAGGGTGAGACCTGACCCCAGGCTCTGGCTATGGTGCTGGACAccaggctggagtggagctgGGGTTGCTTGGCCTGGTTCCGACGGCCGACCCGGCTGCAGTTCCCCAAAAACGGCCACCAGAGGGCAGTCGGCCCCCAGAGCAGAGGAATGCTCGGTTTCTCAGGTGAtggcttcttaaaaaaataaaaaaccagagGCTGGTGTGTTCCCCCTGCAAACCCGAGGGGGCGGGCCTGGGGAGAAGGCTCTGGTTTCTATGATCTCTTCGATAAAAAGtaagcaaaaataataacaaaatacgtggtttctctctctcccttttcccccTCTAGGAACTGAGGTCAGAAATGAGGGTGTTGGGGACTGGGAGTACCCTGGTATGGCCTGGATTTCAAGGTGTGGGTCTCTTTATTTCCCCTTAACACccataaataaattcataaataaataataaatagatatTCTCTTTGTATGTGCACATATATACAGATAAACCTTTCTCATCTCGGCAACGGAGTAACTAACCTCTCTGACTCTTTAGCTCAGAAACACAAAAGTAAAGTGACATGGTCAAGGTCAAGGGAGGAGGAAGGTCAGGGACTTGGAATGGCACTGTGAAACACCCAGCAGCCTACTGGAACTCCAAGCCCATCTGGGCTGTGGGACATTTCTGAGTTGGGACCCTGGCCACTGGAACATTCTAGAACCATGGAGCCAGCTGGGCCCTGCAGGGATCTGAACAGAATCCTGTGAAACACCCAAAGTCCTAGAACTCCAGAACCAGCTGGGTCTTGGGGTGTGGAGCTGGGGGTTGGAACAAAGCCCTGGAGGACCTAACATTCTGGAATTCTGTAGTGATCAGGGCTGGAGGGTCACCAGGATGAGACTAGACATCACTGGGGGAGCGGGATCGGAAGAGCGTCTTGGAAgaggaacagcagcagcagacagcccACAGCACCTTCTGCACGTCCTGGTTGCGGAAGGCGTAGATGATGGGGTTGATCATGGAGTTGTAGGTGGCAGGGAGCAGGGTGAGATAGGTGtagaggggtggggagtgggcatCGCCCAACAGGCAGTAGACGGTGAAGGGCAGCCAGCAGGCGGCAAAGGCGCCAAGCACCACGGCCAGGGTGGCAATGCCCTTTCGGGTGGCCACGTAGTGGGAGGCAGGCAGCAGGTGCCGCTGGAGGGCAATCTGCTGGGCATGGCGGCAGACGATGCGACAGACCTGGGCATACAGCTGCAGCATGATGCCAAACACCATGAAGAAGGCGACGGCCAGGACCACCAGATGGTTCTTGGAGAGCGGATAGACCACGCCGCACGTGGCCCGCGCATCCAGGCAGTTCCAGGCCAGCACAGGCAGCAGCCCCAGGCCCAGCGCGCCCCCCCACACTAGGGCCAGCATCACATAGGTCCGCGTCACTGTTGTCTCTGAGTAGTAGGTGAGCGCATTGTACAGAGAAAGGTAGCGATCAACGGTGATGGCCAGTAGGCTACCGATGCTGGCAGTAAAGGCCGTGGCCAGCACGCCAACCAGCACCAGGCTCATCACTGCTgagccaatgcagaagacagcaGCGAAGTGCATGACCAGGCCCAGGCCCGCCAGCAGGTCTGCCACAGCCAGGCTGCCCACTAGCAGGAACATGGGGGCACGGAAGGCGGGAGTGCCCACGATGATGGCCACCACCAGCGCGTTCTCACAGGACACCAGTGTGCCCGAGATGCACAGTACTACGTCCCAGGCCgtgggggtgggcagaggtgCGGCAGGGCCTGTGGGCCCCTCTGTGGACCCCATGCTGCTCATGTTCATGTTTCCGGGGCCAGCAGAGAGCCAGGCCAGGGGGCTGCCTGCACCCCACATCATGGTACCTGTAGGAGAAACGCCCTGTGAGAAGCTGGCAGGGCTGGGTGCTGGGTAGAGGGGTCTGGAAGCAGTTGGGGGGGGGGTCTCTCCTCAGGATACCTGGCTGGGTCCCAGGTTGCCCACCCTCTCCCATGCCCTGAAGCTCCTTCCAGGATACCCTTGTCTTCACCTATGCCCCTAGGCCAGCAGGGGTCTGGGGATCCCTGTGGTGGGTCGCTCCCCTTTCCCTTCTAATACATTGAGTCCTGCAGGTCTCTCTCCCACGTGCGTGACCGAGGAGGACAAGATGAAGGACTACCATAAGTGGATGGAGGCCCATAGGATCCCGGAGAAGCCGGGAAAGGCCCAGGACTGGGGGAGGGGACATCTCAAGACTGACAGCAGCTCTGCTCCCTCCCCACTGGGGAGGATGACGCTCAGTTTCTGAGGCTCACCAGACCCCTCACGATTCTCAGTATGGCCAGCCCCAGACTCCGCCCCCAGAGAATGCTCGTGAAGCTCCCGCCAGCCCCCACCCTGCACTCTTGGGGTAACAACATCTGGGACCTcagccccccaacacacactcgCCTAGACTTCTGCCCCCAGCTGGACCCTTCTTTCTGCCTAAACCTCTCGGTCTTTGGGACAAACACCCCCTGCTGGAAGCCAGGATCCTGGAGTCAGATCCCTCCCTCTGCTTGGACACCTGGCTCTTGGGCCTGACTCCGCCTCCTGTCCGGACGTCTGGATTTCTAAGTCGGACACCTCCTCCTGCTCGGACGCCTGGTTCCTGGCCCAGACGCTTCCTGCCGGCccaaactcagatgaccatcagtCCCTTCAGGGCCTCGGGTCCTTGCAGGAGTGCTCACCCCACGCCGGGCTACCCAGCTGACAGCTCTTATCACCCAGACCCTGAGTCCCCTCCTGTTAGCCCAGACTCAAAGTTCCTGGTCTCAACCTCCGACCCCAACCAACCGCTGGGAGCTTGACCGCATGCCCAGCGTCCAGCATCCTGCGTGCCCTCTTGGACCCCTGGTACCCAAGGCGGGGCCCGCTACTCACCTCTCGGGACGGGGCGCGGCCGGGCCGCGGGGAGGCTCCGCTCGCGTCCAGGCTGCGCAGGGTGTGTGAGGACCCCGAGAAGCCCCCGCGGCCGCGGGAGAAGCGGCGTGAGTcaccccgccctgccccgcccccgacCACCGCTTTGGTGACGTCAGTGGCCCGGATGGCCAATGGGTGCGTCGCGCTGGGGCGCAGCGCGCGCCGCTCGGCATAGTAATGAGGCCTCGTGCCGCCCGCTCCCCCATTCATAAAAAGCGACCGTGGCTGCGGCTCCGCCCCCTTCTGAGTCGGCCCGCGCTGTCCTTGACGCTGCGCCCTCTACGGGCCGGGGGTTTCGGGGTCGCTGGTGCGAGAGCCCTTGCAGTCTCAGGGAGGTGGCGGGGGGCATGTGttagagggagaggaagaaaggggcCCCGGAGAgtttgtggaggtgatgggaccCTCGGGTGGCAGAGACAGGCTGACGGAATTCAGGTGACGGAGCCCGAGTGATGGGGGCTGAATGAGCGTCCCCGGTGAGGATGACAGGGGTTGCCAAGACGATGGGGCCCTGAGGTGATGGTGACAGGAGCACGAGGGAGCAGGGAGGTGGGTGGAAGTGACGGTATGAGCGCGGTGACAGGATCTTGGGGGGATGGTGGCAGTGCGACgctgaggaggagaaggaagcccCCAGGGCAACCATAGCAGTGTCAGGGTGACGCTGGGCCATGATGGGGTTCAGGGATGAGGCGGTAGGAAAGGGAAGGTGGAGGGGCTGGGTGATAGTTCTTCAGGTCACCGTGACCCTGTCACAAGTGACCAGGCTGTGATAAGGGTCATAGGGTCCTGGAATGAAGATACTAGGTGACTGTGGGCCCCCAGGGGGGTGGGACAGGGTAGAGGGTCTGGACTGACAGTAACCGGGCCAGCCCTCGTGATGCTGGGGCTGGCAGAAGGAGCTGGGCGACGTCAATCATGTCAGCCCAATAGCTCCCTCACTGCACAGGGAGGGGTGGGCCTGGCAAGATTTCAAAACTTGAATTATTTATTCAAGGATCTGGAAAGccagcggggtgggggtgggggtggggggtcactTCCCCGAAGCAGCAGGAGTCGGGAAGAACTTGGAAGCAGAAAGCCATCAGCTCAGTCCCCAGGGCGGGCCCCTCTCGGCCTCCCATCTTAGGCACCCTGGCAGGGCAGGGCACAGAGAAGAaactcccccttccccacctcttcCTGTTCCCAGGGAACCTCTCCCAGCTGACTTCTCCAGATGCCACAGATATGGCCAGTTCTGGGAGAGGGGAAATAGCTGCCTCCTCCACCCTCCAACTCGAGCTCTGATCCTCATTGGAATCAACCAGGCCTGTGGgaaagggctgggggcagggaccaGGTGAGGGCCCAGATCCCAGGCCCCACCACTTATCCTCCCAGCACAGAACCACTGCAGTGTCCACAGTCAGtgtggggcagggagaaggaggaggccgGCCAGTGGCAGGGTACATGGTGggggggggcagggctggggaagaTACTGTACTTCAGGTTGCACATGGTGAGTTTGGGGTGGTTAGCAGGTGGTGTGGTCAGCAGTTAGTTTGGGTGAATATCTTAGGCTCTTTGGGCCTGTTTTCTCTAGAGACAGGGACTTCCCaattggtccagtggctaagacgccacaTACCCAATGCAGAGGgttggggtttgatccctggtcaggggaactagatcccacgagCCGCAACTAAAGAGTTTGCATGAGGCAACTAACAAGATCCCACGtgatgcagctaagacccagcacagccaaataaataaataaaagttaagaaaaagagAGACCATGTTAGTATCTTCTGCATGGGATTGCTGGGAGGTGCTGGCTGCAGGAGGAGGACACCTGGGAGGCTTGGGTGTGCggggagggagcagagaggaggagcTTCAGGGAAACCCACCAGTGAGAGCACAGACTGGGTGAGAAGCTTCCTGCTCCTGGGCTTTGCCTGGTGGTTCCCTCTGCCCAGAACCCCTTTACTCCATTTGAGAGTCTCTGCGGCCAAGTCAATATCTTCCGGAGCAGGCTTTCCCAACCTCTACCCTAGACGACCACTCCCGCCCCCAtcactctctccctcctttccctgaTTTATCATTTTTTAGAGCACTTAGCACTCCTGAAATtgtaaatttattgttttaagaGAAAAGACATGTCAGCCCCACCAGGATATAAGCTCCACGAGGATACAGACTTTGTTCTGGTCTGTGCTGGAGAACAAAGCCTGGCATGGaggaggtgttcaataaatacctGCTGACTGGATGACTGGACAAAAAGCAGCATccgagaaagagaaggaaaacacgGAGGGAACAGTAATACGCACAGTGTTGAGGAAAGCGGGGCATCAATGGGAATACAAGAACATCTGCCCCCTGGAACCCGGATGTCCACTTTCTCCCCTGTCAGAGCCAGGTCCCAACAGCTGTCCAGTTGGTCTCAGAGAGGCTGCTGGGAGGTTGGCATGAGAGGGTGTATGAGAGGGAACCCCTTTGTGGTCCCgtgattaggactccacacttccaccgcagggggcataagtttgattcctggtcagggaactaagatcttgcaagccatgtggctcacacatacacacacacacacacacacacaaatagaggGGAGATGTATGAGAGACCATCTTCTTCTCTTCTGAGTGGcatgatctttttttattttacatagtttATTAATCCTCTCATGAAAAATCTGCACAATCACCACAGATAAAGTCACTGCAGGATCTTTAATCCTCCCTTCTGCCAGCACCTACATTGGTCTTTGTGATCCCCCAAGCTCCTTCATTCTGtccttcagttctttttcttctcaagCAGCCCATGTCTTgcaaggtggtggtggtttatttttctttgcataaCCCAAGGAATCGTAAATCACATCCAAGCCAGTTGTCACCACCAAAGTGGGTTCTGACTCCAAATATAAAGATGACATCTCGTGTGGTCTTGTATACTTTGGctattttccccaaatttctgTCTTGGATACAGGTTGCCCTTCCAGGGTGAAGAACATCAATGACCACCTTTCCCTTGAAGTAGTTGGTTGGTCAGAATTTCCTGATCCAGAGAATCATGGTGTTGGTTCATGACGGAGGTGATCCTCAGTCAGCCAAAGAGGAAAAGAGTGAAGTGACATTTCTAACCCTGAGAAACCCTGGAGACCTAAGAGACTCAAGTGAGGCTGTGGAGTTTCTTATTTGCTTGTTTTGGggtttctttggctgtgccatgcagcatgtaggatctcagttccccgaccagggactgaacctgcatcccctatagtggaaacacagagtcttaaccactggactgccagggaagtctgaggcTATGGATTTTCATGTGGGCACACTCTCTCGTGCTCCAAAACTGCCCCATGTCAACAGGACAATTGAGGCCATCACTGCCAACCAGGTCTGTTCCCCAAAGATCTGCTATCTAGAGGAAAAGGCAaccatttttcttctctcatccTCAGGCCCCCTTCCCTGTCTCCCTGACTTCCCCCTCCAGCCCTTCCCACCTACCAGATGCCAGACCAGAGCCCAGTACATACAATAATCCTACACCCCTATTTCATAGGTGAAGCCCAGAGAAGCCAGACGATTTGCCCAAATCACACTGtcaatggcagagctgggatctgaagCCATTCTATTTGGAACCAAATCCAGTGTGCCTTCATTCTAGCCTAAATGTCACCATCTCCCCAGAAGGGGCTGGGAATAAAGCTTGACTAAGGTGGACAATACTTGTAGTTCCCCAGGTGACCACCAGATGGCTGTGAGCACTCACCTCCAGGTAAGACTTCTTTCCCTCCACTAACCCTGTGGGCCTAGACTCTGGAGGgaagtgtgtgagagagacacagacacaagCCCCCTGTCCAAGCTCCAAGAATCTGGCCATCATCAGTGTACACATTCTTAGCACAGACCCATTCATTCAGCCAATATTCACTGATAGTTCCCTTGGGCTTGGGTTTGAGAGGGTGCCACAGACAGAGATGATGTGGCCATATCCGTGCATTttcaacattcagtaaatatttattgagtttattTACTATTTGCTAGGCACAGTTCTAGGCACAGAGAATATAGCAATGAACAGATATCTCCTCTTCATGGTGTTTCCATTCTGATGGGGAAATGGACAATCTACAAATAAACACTTAATATGATATTAAGTAGGGAACCCTTGAGGGTCTCACAGACCAGTGAGATAGGCAAACATGTATACAGTCACAACATGGTACAGTATGGTTATTTAGTAAGCACCTGATTAGCTTTTAAGTGTGCAGGGAGTTAACTGTAGATGAAGATAAACATGGTTTCTGCCTTCCCAGAACTTATTTATAGACTAGGAAACAACTGAGTAATTGAGTACATAGCTGATACATGTTctgaagggaaaaggagacatCGTGATGTAGAATAACCAGGAGACCTGTTTTTAGTAGGGAGGTCAGGGGCTGAAAAGAGAATAGAAGAGTTCCAAAGAGAGTAGAGCAGGTGCAAAgtctttcaaatcttaaaagatgctgctgtgaaagtgctgcacttaatatgccagcaaatttggaaaactcagcagtggccacaggactggaaaaggtccattttcattccaatcccaaagaagagcaatgccaaagaatgttcaaactactggacaattgcactcatctcacacgctaacaaagtaatgctcaaaattctccaagccaacagtacatgaaccgtgaacttccagatgttcaagctgtatttagaaaaggcagaggaaccagagatcaaattgccaacatctgttggatcatcaaaaaagagaattccagaaacacatcttcttctgctttattgattatgccaaagtctttgactgtgtagatcacaacaaactgtggaaaattcttcaagagatgaggataccagaccacctgacctgcctcctgagaaatctgtatgcagatcaagaagaaagagttagaaccggacatggaacaacagactggttccaaatcgggaaagaagtacgtcaaagctgtatattatcaccttgctcatttaacttatatacagagtacagcatgagaaataccgggctggatgaagcacaagctggaatcaacattgctgggagaaatatcaataacctcagatacgcagatgacaccacccttatggcagaaagtgaagaagaactaaacagtttcttgatgaaagtgaaagagagtgaaaaccttggcttgaaactcaacattcaaaaaactaaaatcatggcatccaatccaatcactcatggcaaatagatggggaaacaatggaaatagtgacagactttattttcttggactccaaaatcactgcagatggtgactgcagccaagtaattaaaagacacttgctccttggaagaaaagttatgaccaacctagacagcatattaaaaagcagagacattactttgtcaacaaaggtccatctagtcaaggctatggtttttccagtagtcgtgtatggatgtgagagttggactataaagaaagctgagcgaagaattgatgcttttgaactgtggtgttggagaagactcttgagagtcccttggactgaaaggaggtccaaccagtccatcctaaaggagatcagtgctgggtgttcattggaaggactgatgctgaagctgaaactccaatactttggccacctgatgcaaagaactgactccttagaaaagaccttgatgctgggaaagattgaaggtgggaagaaaaggggacaacagaggatgagatggttggatggcatcactgacttgatggacatgagtttgagcaagctctgggagtcggtgatggacagggaagcccggcttgcttcagtccattgggtcgcaaagagtcggacgtgactgagtgactgaactgaactgaaagtcttagGAGGAAAGAGTTGATTGTTTGAGGGACAGAGGAAGCTAGTGTGTCTGGACCAAAGGAGCCAAGGGGAGATGTGGGAGCTGAgctcagagaggcaggcaggggaagGTCATGTAAGTCTTGGAAAGCGGTGAGATGGAAGCCATCGGTGAGCTTAAACATGGAATAAtatgatttgatttacattttcaaaggATTGCTCTGGCTGCTGAGGGGAAAATGGACTATGGCAGAAGCAGAAGCCCTACCAGGAGGCCACTGCAGTCACCAAGGCAAGAGATGGTGAGGCCTTGGGTGCAGGGCAGATGGGTTAGGATCTACCAGCTGCGACAAGTGCCACAGCAGTTCAGCCTTGCTCTGTGATGGTCACCGAGGGCTTCCTGCAGGCGGTGGCCATTTAGCGTTGTCATGAAGAGTTAGTTTGCCAGATACATGTAGTCAGGAGAGGAGGATGACCCTCCAAGAGAGAGAACCACTACCAGATGAAGGCAAGGAGGTACAAATGACGCATGCTAGGGGGAAGGCTATTCTATTTTCTCAGAGGGTAAGATGCTGGGGTGAGCACAAGATGTCTGAGGCTTCTAGAGCCAGGAATCAAAGGGCTGTGAAAGCCAAGCTGAGTTGAAATTTGTTTCATGGTCAAATCCACGTTTTCGGGACAGCTCTGCACTGTGAGAGGTGAGCTGGGGAGAGGCCTGGAGACTGAGAGGAAGTGTGAGATcagcaaaagaaagctgagggagCAGGACCCAGGAGCAGGATCTGTAGGACTTTAGTCTGGGGGCaagacagagggagagggtgaggaagAGACCGGGGTTTCCAATCGGCTGCCTGGTGAGATGGAAGGAGCCTTCCTGAGGGGAAAAGAGGGACTGGGCAATTTCCAGGGCCTGAGGCACAAACTCAAGTGGAGATGCCCTAGAAGCAGGTGAACCCTCAGGAGGCACAGTGGAGGGCAGAGTAGCCTCTGGCCTCACTAGATCCCAGTCCACATCCTGACCCCCTCCATTATAACTGTGTGTCCCTGGGAAAGTGATTTTACCAGAGGCCTGCAAATGGGAGATTACAAAACCCATGTTAGAGGGTAGCTGTGGACATCAGAAAAGACCTGACAAGTTAAGCCTCTTAGTAGAATGTAAATTCTGCTAGCACTAAGTCGTTGATAGttgctttgttgctgttcagtccctaagtcacgtccgactctttgcgaccccacggactgtaaccggccaggctcctctgtccatgggatttatcctggcaggaatactggagtgggttgccatttccttctccaggggatcttcctgacccagggatcaaacccacatctcctgcgttgcaggcagattctttaccactgaaccacctaacGAAATATTATTACAGGTGTGGCAGCTGGGGAGCGAGCATTGGGCTGGAGATAGAGATATGGTACTTGTtgactgagatgacccagaagaGGAGAGGATAGGGCTCAGGACTGAACTGGGCCAGCAGCgatgaagagggagaaagaggcaaaggagaagcagagaagggagaggggaagggaggggagaggtaGGGAcgggaaagggaagaaaggaggatGGGGCAGAGTGGAAGAGGAGCTGTCTTCTAAGGGACCTGAGAGGTGGCGGCAGAGGGGAAGGTTGCAGAAAAACCACTTATCCCAGTACCAGTGAGATGGCTGGCTTGGCCAAAGTGTGTGGTGGGTCAGAGACGGACGCAGTGTATTGAGGggcagaagagaagaggatgCAACAGGTGAAGCGATACAGGCGGCCAGAGTCTGGGGGCCTGTTCTTCCCCCCAGGTTGGAGGATGAACTCTACAGAAGCTCAGAAATCAGGAAATTGACCTCCCTTCAAATCTAGATTTTGCCACTAACTCTGTGACctctgactcagttcagttcagtcactcagttttgtctgactctttgtgaccccatggactgcagcacaccaggcttcctgtccatcaccaacccctggagcttacgcaaactcatgtccattgagttggagatgccatccaacaatccaATGCTCTgtcagtcccttctcctcccgccttcaatctttcccagcatcagggtcttttccaaggagtcagttcttcccatcaggtggccaaagtgttggagtttcagcttcagcaacagtccttccaatgactattcaggattgatttcctttaggatagactggttagatctccttgcagtccaagggtctctcaagagtcttctccaacaccacagctcaaaagcatcaattcttcagcactcagctttctttatggtccaactctcatggctactggaaaaaccatagctttgactagacagacttttgtcggtaaagtaatatctctgctttttaatatgctgtctaggttggtcataacttcttccaaggagcaagcatcttttaatttcatggctgcagtcaccatctgcagtgattttggagcccagaaaaatagtctgccactgtttccactgtttccactgtttctccatctatttgccatgaagtgatgggactgatgccatgatcttagttttctgaatgttgagctttaagccaactttttcactttcctctttcactttcaccaagagctctttagttcttcactttctgctataagggtggtgtcatctgcatatctgaggttattgatatttctcccatcaatcttgattccagcttgtgcttcatccagcccagcatttctcatgatgtactctgctgctgctgctgctgctaagttgcttcagtcatatccaactctgtgcgaccccatagacggcagcccaccaggctccgccgtccctgggat
This window of the Capricornis sumatraensis isolate serow.1 chromosome 3, serow.2, whole genome shotgun sequence genome carries:
- the GPR3 gene encoding G-protein coupled receptor 3: MMWGAGSPLAWLSAGPGNMNMSSMGSTEGPTGPAAPLPTPTAWDVVLCISGTLVSCENALVVAIIVGTPAFRAPMFLLVGSLAVADLLAGLGLVMHFAAVFCIGSAVMSLVLVGVLATAFTASIGSLLAITVDRYLSLYNALTYYSETTVTRTYVMLALVWGGALGLGLLPVLAWNCLDARATCGVVYPLSKNHLVVLAVAFFMVFGIMLQLYAQVCRIVCRHAQQIALQRHLLPASHYVATRKGIATLAVVLGAFAACWLPFTVYCLLGDAHSPPLYTYLTLLPATYNSMINPIIYAFRNQDVQKVLWAVCCCCSSSKTLFRSRSPSDV